Within Nitrospirota bacterium, the genomic segment GCGCTCTCGGCTGTTCTCCTGTGCGGTATTCCTTTTTCCTCCTCCACCGTAAAGAAGGAGATGAGGCTGAGGAGCTCCTTGGCCTGGGAAGCGAGCTCCTCGGCGGCGGCAGCGGTCTCCTCCACCAGCGAGGCGTTCTGCTGGGTCGACTGGTCCACCTGCTCCATGGCCGTGTTCACCTGGTTGATCCCCGAGGCCTGCTCCGCAGCAGCAGCCGCCACCTCGTCCATGAGGTCCACCACCTTCTTCACTCCCGTGCCGATCTCCTCGAGCTTCACACTGAGCTCCTGGGCGAGCTGTACGCCCCGGGAGGTCTTCTCCACGCTGTCCTCGATCAGCCCGGTGATCTCCTTGGCGGACTGGGTCGTCCGCTGCGCCAGGCTCCTGATCTCCGAGGCGACCACGGCAAAGCCCTTGCCGTGCTCTCCTGCACGGGCAGCCTCGACCGCTGCATTCAGGGCGAGCAGGTTCGTCTGGAAGGCGATCTCCTCGATGACGTTGGAGATGGTGGCGATCTTCCCGGAGGAGCGGTTGATCTCGTCCATGGCCCTGATCGTATCGCCCATCACGGTGCTGCCGGACTCCGCGAGGGTCTTGGTGCCCTGGGCGAGCTTGTTGGCCTCGCGGGCGTTCTCGGCGGTGTGCCTGATCGAGGCGGACATCTCCTCCATGGTCGAAGAGGTCTCCTCGACCGAGGCCGCCTGCTCGGTGATGCGCTGCGAGAAGTTCTGGTTCGCCTCGGCGATCTGGTCCGCTGCCGCCGATACCTGCCCCGACGACTCCTTCGTCTGGGTCACGATGCGCTTCAGGTCAGCGGCCATGCTCGCCATCGCCCTGAAGAGCTCTCCTATTTCGTCCTTCGAGGCGCTCGTGATCTCGCCGGTCAGGTCGCCGCCGGCGATGCGATGGGCTACGGCGACCGATTCCCGGAGCGGCCGTGAGATGAGGCGGGCTATCGCGCCGTAGAGCAGGACGGCAAGGGCCACGACGAGCACGATGCTCGCGCCGATCACGTAACGCCTCAGGATGATACCGTCCTTATGGAACTCTCTCATGTAGCTCCCGCCGCCGATCACCCAGTCCCAGTTTTTGAAGTACGTATAGACGACGATCTTCTCCCGTGCGCTCGTCTCGCCCAATTCCTTGTTGATCCAGGGATAGTAGATGACGCCGTCCTTCTTGTCGAGTATCTCCCTGATGAACTCCCGCCCGTTGCCGTCCTTTGTGTTCAGGATGTTCTTGCCCTCCTGAGCGGGATGGATGACGAGGGTCCCGAACTCCTTTCCCGCCTTTGCGTCGAGGGCGTAGACATAGCCGGTGTCGCCGATCTTGAGCGACCGGATTTTATTCTTCAGCGCCTTCAGCCCCTCGGTGAAGTCGAGACCTACGAAGAGAGCGCCGATGACGTTCCCGTGATCGTCCTTGAGCGGGGTGTACTTGGTCATGTAGTCCCTGCCGAAGAGCGTCGCCTTCCCGGTGTAGGGCTCACCCCTGAGAAGGCTGGCGCAGGCGGGATGCGCCCGGTCGAGGGCGGTGCCGACGGCCCTGGCCCCGTCTTCCTTCTTGAGCGAGGTGGTTATCCGGATGAAGTCCTCGCCTTTCTTTGCGAAGATGGTGGCGACGCCGCCGGTCGTCGCCGTAAAGCGGTCCACCGCTGCAAAGTTGAGGTTGAGCGCGCTGCCTCCGGACCTGAGCACCGGGGTCTCGAGGTCACCGACCGCGACCGTCTTTCCCGCTTCCGCCGAAACCCGCTCGGGAACGTACGAGGCGAAGACCGCGCCGAGCTTGTCGGCGCTCTGGCGCAGGCTGCTGTCGTAGACTTCGACCATATCAGCAATGAGCCTGGTCTTGGACTTCAGGTCGTCGAGGCTCTTGCCGTCGAGCGAGCGGGTGGTGAAGACGCTGATGAATACGGTGAAAAGAGCGAGCGCCGAAAGAACTATGGCGAAGAGCATCAATGAGAGCTTGCTTGCCAGGGATAGATCGCTGAACCGTTGCCTCATGATACGAACCCTCCGCCTCTACGCCTGCAGCGCCCTGCGCTCTTCATCGGCGCCGGGTGAACAATGTTCGACTCCCCCGCCTCCCTGCAGCTCGGCGAGCGCCATCGTATCCGTCTCGGAAAGGATTTTATTGATATCCAGAATGATCACGAGAGCGGTATCGACCTTCGCCATCCCTTTCATGAAGGCAGTGTCGACCCGGGCGCCGAAGGACGGCGTGTCGGAGACGGATTCTTCAGCAATGTGGAGGACGTCGGATACGGCGTCGACGATGAGGCCCATGATGCGCGTCTCGACCTCTGTCACGACAACACAGGTATGCCGTTTGTATTCATCCGAGCTCATGGCGAACTTGCGTTTCAGGTCGATCACGGGGATTATGGTGCCGCGAAGGTTGATGACACCCTTGAAGAAGTCGGGCAGATGGGGCACCTTGGTGATGGCGCCGAGTTCGATAATTTCCTGTACCGCCAGCGCGTCGATGGCATATGCCTCGTCGTTAAGGAAAAAGGTGACGTACTGCCGGCCGCCTTCCGTCTGGCTCCCTGTCGCTGGTGCTGTCATCTCTGTCACGTAGCCCTCCTTTGTATCAGTCTGGCGCATCAGTTCGGCTGTCTACCGCCTGCTGAGCTCCCTGCTGATCTCCCTGCTGATCTCAATGATACCCGGGACATCAAGGACGAGCGCCACCCTGCCGTTCCCGAGAATGGTGCCGCCCGCGATATCCTTGATCCGCGGGGTTGCGGTACCGAGATTCTTCAATACGATCTGCTGCTGTCCGGCGAGCTCGTCGACGAGCAGGCCGTAGCGTTTCCCTTCATACGCGGTGATGATGACGATCGCTTCCCAGGGCCGCTCCTGCCGGGAAGTTATGCCGAGCAGCCTGTCGAGCCGGATGAGGGGGAGGTAGTCACCCCTGACGGCGACCACTTCACCCCGCTCGGTCAGGGTCTTGACGTCGTCCCGTCCGGGCCTGAGCGACTCGACGACGAGGGAGATGGGGATGACGAAGGGTTCGCCGCCTATCTGTACGATCAGCCCGTCTATGATGGCGAGCGTGAGCGGGAGCTTGACCGAGATAGTGGTTCCTTCGCCCGGCTTCGTGTGAATGAGCACCCTGCCGTTGAGCTCCTCGATATTCCTTTTTACCACATCCATGCCGACGCCGCGGCCCGAGACGTCGCTCACCTTGTCGGCAGTCGAAAAGCCGGGAAGAAATATCATGCTGCATATCTGCTCGTCCGTCATCTCCCGCGCCGCCGCCGGATCGGTTACCAGTCCCATGGCATGGGCCTTCTTCAGGATCTTTTCTCTGCTCAGGCCCTTCCCGTCATCCGCCACCTCGATGAAGACGGCATCGCCCATCTGGAAGGCGCTCAGGTGAATGGACCCCTTCGGTGTTTTGCCCGCCGCAGCGCGCTCCTCCGGCGTTTCGATGCCGTGGTCGATGGCGTTGCGGATGAGATGGACGAGGGGGTCCGTTATTTTCTCGAGGACTCCCTTGTCGAGCTCCGTCTCCTCGCCGCTGATCGCGAGCTCGATCTGTTTATTTTTGCTTACCGACAACTCCCGCACCAGCCGGGTGAACCGGTGGAAGACCTCGCCGACCGGGAGCATCCGGAGCGACATCGTGCTCTCCTGTATCTCCCTTCCCACTCTATGGAGCTGGGAGAAGAGCACTTCCAGCTCCTGCAGCGCCGGCACGAGAGACCCCGCCTGTCCCGGATCACCGTTGCCGCCGGGAGCGCCGTTCCCGGCAGCGGGGATGTCCTGCAGCGCCTGCTGGAACATGGAGTGGATGATGACCATCTCCCCGACGATGTTGATGAGGTGATCCAGCTTCCTGAGGTCTACCCGTATGGTCGAGGATATCGAGCTCTTCAGCGACTCGGTTTTCTTGTGATTCTGCTGCTCCACCACCCGCTCGAGGTCAGTGGGCGTTATCTTGCCCTTTTCGACCAGTATCTCTCCGAGCTTCTTCTGGCTCTTCAGCGCATTCTCGACGTCCTCCGGCTTGACGGCGCCCTCGCGGACGAGCATCTGCCCCAGGAAGGGAAACTCGGCCTCCCGGGCGGTGAGGGGGGTGATCCTGATATCGCTTCCCTCTTCGACGAACTCGAAGACCTTTCTGATGTCCGCCTCTGCCGCGGAGCTCTTGAAGTGTATGTCCCAGCGGACGTAGAGGTCTTCGGGATCGAGCTCGGAGAGGGGGGGCACTGCATCGGTGTATGCCTTTATATGCGCCACGATTCCCAGCCCCCTGAGCTCATCGATGAGGATCGACGGGTCTATGCCGCGCCTGAAGAGGTCGGGGCCGGGAATGAACTTGATCAGGTATGAGCGTTCCTGAGCAGGGCATCCGGCCGGGGCGGCGGCATCGCCGGGAACATCAGGGAGGATGGCGGAGGACCCGGCTCCTCCCTCCCTCAGCGCCTCCATGCGCGTCATCAGCGCCGAGCATCGGGAAATATCGAAGACCGATTCCGAAGCCACGCACTCGACCATCTCCTTGATCAGGTCCGTTGCCTCGAGGAAGAGCGAGATGACCTCCTTGTCGGCAACGAGCGTATCATGGCGCATGGCATCGAGCACCTCTTCCATCGTGTGGGTGAAGCGGGCGATATCGGTAAGGCCGATGGTGCCGCTCGATCCCTTGATCGTGTGGGCGGCCCTGAATATGGTATTGAGCAGCTCTTTGTCCTGCGGCGACTGCTCGAGCTCCAGGAGACCGTTCTCGAGGTCCGCTATCCGCTCCATCGCTTCTTCTACAAAAATGGTATAGAGTTTCTTGAAGTCGACCATCGTTATTTCACGAATTTCCTGACCGTCTCGACCAGCTGCTCCGGGGTGAAGGGTTTCACGATCCATCCGCTCGCCCCTGCCTGCTTGCCCTCCTGTTTTTTCGATTCCTGGGATTCGGTGGTGAGCATGAGCACCGGGGTGAATTTGCAGCCCGGTTTTGCGCGGAGCTGCTTGATGAGCTCGATGCCGTCCATCTCGGGCATATTGAGATCCGTAATGACCATATCGATCGTTGCGCCGGAGAGCTTGTCGACGGCGTCCTTGCCGTTCACCGCTGCGGTGACCTCATACCCTGCATCCTTCAAAGCAAAGGAGACGAGCTGCCTCATCGAAGCTGAATCATCGACGATCAGTATGTTTTTCGACATGGGAGACTCCTTTTTACGTTTGTGACAATCTAGTTGGCCTGTATCGGTAACGACCGGTAGATCGGGCAGGTCTGCGTATCGAGCTCCTCGCAAAAGCGTCTGAGCTCGATGATGCTCGGCACATAGGGCGAACGGGCCGCTGCGATGCATACGCCGACATAACGGTCCATGAAGTAGGGACATCTCATGGCACTCTTCTCCAGCATCCGAATGAGCATAGGGTGTTCCCGCTCATAGCTCCATCCCGATGGACGCCTGGAGCGCGGCAATCTCTGCGGAAGAAACGATCGTGAGCCGTTTCCTTGTTTCCCTGCACTCTTTCTGGGCGGCAACCAGCATCTGCAGTGCAGCGATATCGACCCTCCTCACCCGCGATGCATCGACGACTACTGCATCGCTTTCACGCAGGGCGCCCTGCAGTTGGTGCATGGTCTCGCTGATCTCCCGAATGGTGAATGCATCCCTCATGACAAGGCTTTTTTCCATATGCGTATCCTCCCTCCGCGTGCCGGCCCTCCTGAGTCGGGCGGGCGCAGTCGGTAAAAAGGTGATTCAAGAACAGTGCCAAGGCGAGCTGGATGATTTAAAAGGATTTTTGCAACAGAAGAGAGGGCAGGGTATGGAAACTATTCCATAGTGTGGAGAGCGCTCCAGATTTTTAGTGAGTAACTCTGACCGGCGAGTTGATAGCGTATTCCTTTATCTTGGTCAGCAGGGTCTTGTAGTCGACCTGGAGCATCGAGGCGGCCTTCGACTTGTTGCCGTGGGTAAATTCGAGCACCTGCCTGATAGCTTTCGCCTCCACGTCCCGTACCGCCATGGCGGAAAGCTCTTTGAGCGGCAGAAGGGGCAGGGAGCTGCTCTCTCCGCTCCTGTCGCCGACCAGGAAATCGAGATGCTC encodes:
- a CDS encoding response regulator; translated protein: MSKNILIVDDSASMRQLVSFALKDAGYEVTAAVNGKDAVDKLSGATIDMVITDLNMPEMDGIELIKQLRAKPGCKFTPVLMLTTESQESKKQEGKQAGASGWIVKPFTPEQLVETVRKFVK
- a CDS encoding STAS domain-containing protein, with the protein product MEKSLVMRDAFTIREISETMHQLQGALRESDAVVVDASRVRRVDIAALQMLVAAQKECRETRKRLTIVSSAEIAALQASIGMEL
- a CDS encoding Cache 3/Cache 2 fusion domain-containing protein, which produces MRQRFSDLSLASKLSLMLFAIVLSALALFTVFISVFTTRSLDGKSLDDLKSKTRLIADMVEVYDSSLRQSADKLGAVFASYVPERVSAEAGKTVAVGDLETPVLRSGGSALNLNFAAVDRFTATTGGVATIFAKKGEDFIRITTSLKKEDGARAVGTALDRAHPACASLLRGEPYTGKATLFGRDYMTKYTPLKDDHGNVIGALFVGLDFTEGLKALKNKIRSLKIGDTGYVYALDAKAGKEFGTLVIHPAQEGKNILNTKDGNGREFIREILDKKDGVIYYPWINKELGETSAREKIVVYTYFKNWDWVIGGGSYMREFHKDGIILRRYVIGASIVLVVALAVLLYGAIARLISRPLRESVAVAHRIAGGDLTGEITSASKDEIGELFRAMASMAADLKRIVTQTKESSGQVSAAADQIAEANQNFSQRITEQAASVEETSSTMEEMSASIRHTAENAREANKLAQGTKTLAESGSTVMGDTIRAMDEINRSSGKIATISNVIEEIAFQTNLLALNAAVEAARAGEHGKGFAVVASEIRSLAQRTTQSAKEITGLIEDSVEKTSRGVQLAQELSVKLEEIGTGVKKVVDLMDEVAAAAAEQASGINQVNTAMEQVDQSTQQNASLVEETAAAAEELASQAKELLSLISFFTVEEEKGIPHRRTAESAAPPSFKARELKPALPLAGAGLSSSAPAAVKEKKGGNGGFEEF
- a CDS encoding chemotaxis protein CheW; translated protein: MTAPATGSQTEGGRQYVTFFLNDEAYAIDALAVQEIIELGAITKVPHLPDFFKGVINLRGTIIPVIDLKRKFAMSSDEYKRHTCVVVTEVETRIMGLIVDAVSDVLHIAEESVSDTPSFGARVDTAFMKGMAKVDTALVIILDINKILSETDTMALAELQGGGGVEHCSPGADEERRALQA
- a CDS encoding chemotaxis protein CheA, giving the protein MVDFKKLYTIFVEEAMERIADLENGLLELEQSPQDKELLNTIFRAAHTIKGSSGTIGLTDIARFTHTMEEVLDAMRHDTLVADKEVISLFLEATDLIKEMVECVASESVFDISRCSALMTRMEALREGGAGSSAILPDVPGDAAAPAGCPAQERSYLIKFIPGPDLFRRGIDPSILIDELRGLGIVAHIKAYTDAVPPLSELDPEDLYVRWDIHFKSSAAEADIRKVFEFVEEGSDIRITPLTAREAEFPFLGQMLVREGAVKPEDVENALKSQKKLGEILVEKGKITPTDLERVVEQQNHKKTESLKSSISSTIRVDLRKLDHLINIVGEMVIIHSMFQQALQDIPAAGNGAPGGNGDPGQAGSLVPALQELEVLFSQLHRVGREIQESTMSLRMLPVGEVFHRFTRLVRELSVSKNKQIELAISGEETELDKGVLEKITDPLVHLIRNAIDHGIETPEERAAAGKTPKGSIHLSAFQMGDAVFIEVADDGKGLSREKILKKAHAMGLVTDPAAAREMTDEQICSMIFLPGFSTADKVSDVSGRGVGMDVVKRNIEELNGRVLIHTKPGEGTTISVKLPLTLAIIDGLIVQIGGEPFVIPISLVVESLRPGRDDVKTLTERGEVVAVRGDYLPLIRLDRLLGITSRQERPWEAIVIITAYEGKRYGLLVDELAGQQQIVLKNLGTATPRIKDIAGGTILGNGRVALVLDVPGIIEISREISRELSRR